In the Psychromicrobium lacuslunae genome, AACCAGACGCTTTGAAAAGCGTGCTGGCCAACGCTAAGGCGGCAAACATCCCGGTGGTGGTGATTAACTCCGGTGAGTCAGTAGCGAAAAGTCTTGGTGCTCAGGCCTACTTCGGAGCCGACGATAAGGTCGCTGGCAATGCAGTAGGGGACAAGCTGCTGGCCGAGGGCTACAGTCACCCTATTTGCGTTATCCATGAGCAGGGCAATGTGGGCCTGGAGGATCGTTGTGCCGGCGTGAAAGCCAAGGTTCCGGCGACCGAGGTGCTGTATGTGCCGGGCAAGGATATGACCCAAGTTTCTTCGACAATTACCTCAAAACTGCAAGCCACCCCGACCGCGGACGTGGTGATCGGGCTTGGTGCGCCGTTTACACTGACCGCACTGAAAGCAGTGGAGGCGACCGGCTCGAAAGCAAAAGTCGCCTCCTTCGATTTGAACTCGGAACTCGCTCAGCAGATCAAGGACGGCAAGATCATCTTCACCGTTGATCAGCAACCGTGGCTGCAGGGCTATATGGCCGTCGAGTACTTCTGGCAGCAGTTACGTGGCGGATTTAGCTTGGGCGGTGGCCAGCCAGTGCTCACCGGGCCGGCCATTGTGGATAAGGACAATGTCGACGCGGTCCTGAAGTTCGCCAAGGATGGCATTAGATGAGCGTGGCGAACCCGGCCATCATCGACGAGCGAATGCGCAGCCGGAGCCCGCTGCAAAGGCTGCTCAGCCGACCGGAAGTTGGTTCGTTGGTGGGCGCCGTCGTGGTCCTGGTATTTTTCGTGATCGTCGCACCGGTAATTTTGCAACCCGCTTCCTTCGCCACCGTGCTCTACGGTGCGTCCACCATCGGCATTATGGCCGTTGGGGTTTCGCTGCTGATGATCGGTGGTGAGTTCGACCTGTCAACCGGCGTCGCGGTGATTTCCTCGGCCCTCACCGCTTCCTTGTTTAGTTGGTATTTCGTGCTCAACGTCTGGGTGGGGGTGGGCCTCGCCTTGTTGGTCTCGCTCGGGATCGGCTTTCTCAACGGCTGGATTCTCACCAAAACCAAGCTGCCGAGCTTCATTGTCACGCTAGCCACTTTTCTCATGCTGACCGGGCTCAACCTGGGCTTGACCCGGCTGGTAGGTGGCGCGGTGGCCTCACCCACGATCTCCGATATGGACGGCTTCAGCGTGGCCAAGGCGATTTTCGCCGCCACTTTCAAAATTGGCGGTGTGGATATCCAAATCACCGTGCTGTTCTGGATCGTGCTGGTAGCGGTGGCTTCCTGGATCCTGCTGCGCACCAAGATAGGGAACTGGATCTTCGCGGTGGGCGGCGATGCGGAAGCGGCGCGCGCGGTGGGCGTTCCGGTGGCTAAGACAAAAATAGGTTTATTTATGGGCGTGGGCTTCTGTGCTTGGCTACTGGGCATGCACAACCTTTTCGCCTTTGACGCAGTGCAGTCGGGGGAGGGTGTGGGCAATGAGTTCCTTTACATCATTGCCGCGGTAATTGGTGGCTGCCTGTTGACCGGTGGCTATGGCTCAGCTATTGGCGGCGCTATTGGTGCCTTTATCTTTGGGATGGCGAATAAAGGCATTGTCTATGCGCAGTGGAACCCTGATTGGTTCAAGTTCTTCCTGGGTTTGATGCTGCTATTAGCCACCCTAGTGAATCTCGTGGTGAAGCGCCGTGCGGAGAGGAAATAATGACTGAATCGCTGGACCCGCTGACCGATGCTGATGCACACCTGATCTCGCTAGAGGGGATCGGCAAGAGCTACGGCAATATTTTGGCGCTCCGAGATATTACGATGGCCGTCGATAATGGCCGGGTGACCTGCGTCTTGGGGGATAACGGAGCTGGAAAATCAACGCTGATCAAGATTCTGGCAGGTTTGCATCAGCACGACGAGGGCACTCTGAGGGTGATGGGCGCGGAACGCACGCTCTCTTCGCCGCGTGAGGCACTCGACCTCGGAATTGCTGCGGTTTATCAAGACCTTGCGGTGGTGCCGCTCATGCCGGTCTGGCGGAATTTCTTTCTCGGCTCCGAACTGACCAAAGGGGCCGGGCCGTTTCGCCGCCTAGACGTACAAGCAATGAAAGAGATCACTAAGCGCGAGTTAGCTGAGATGGGCATTGACCTGCGTAACGTCGAGCAGCCGATCGGTCAGCTCTCCGGTGGTGAACGGCAATGCGTAGCGATAGCGCGGGCAGTGCATTTCGGTGCCAAGGTGCTGATTCTGGACGAACCCACGGCGGCGCTTGGCGTGAAGCAATCCGGCGTGGTTTTACGCTACATCCTGCAGGCGCGGGACCGTGGCCTAGGCGTCATTTTCATCACCCATAATCCGCACCATGCCTTTCCGGTGGGCGACCGATTCCTGCTGCTCAAGCGCGGCAGGTCGATTGGCTACTATGAGAAGAAAGACGTCACCCTGCAAGAGCTCACCACCCAAATGGCTGGTGGTGCGGAGCTGACCGAGCTGGCGCATGAATTAGAGCAGCTCAACCTCTCCTAGTTTCAGCCGGAATGCCCGCTCGCCTCGTTGTTCCAGGGCGTGCTGGTGATGGGTGTGGCTCACACGGCTTTCGATGATTCCGAAGCTGTGTAAACAACTTGTTTGACGTAGGCAACTATTATGAATATAGTTGCTTAGAGCAAGCAATGCGGGAGAGTTAATGACTCTGGAATTTTCGACGGCGAAGTGCTTGGTGGAGCAGATTGCGGAATTTCACCAAGCACTTCGGCACGTTTCGATGCCCGACGCCGGAATTGCCGGTCGAGTTGCCTACCGGGCGCTGCTGCGGGCCTTGGATTCACAGGGCCCACTCCGGGCGGCCGAGTTGGCAAGCCAATTGTGTATTGGGGAGTCGGTATTGAGTCGACAACTCGCTGAACTGGTCAATCGCGGCCTGGTGCTCAGGAGCGCCGACCCGCTGGATCGGCGGGCGACTCAGCTCAGTCTTTCGGAGCAGGGGCGGGCGGAACTAGCGGCCGTTGAGCAACGTAATTCCGAACGATTGGCGGAAGCCCTAGCCGATTGGGATGAAGCCGAGGCCAAGCAGGCTATCGGCCTGATTGAAAGACTTTCCTCAAAGCTTGCCGAATTCCACTGAGTGGACCAAAGCAACACAGATCGGAGCCGTTATGGCCAACCACGTAGCGAGTAAAGCCCCGGAGACCGCGGAGTCGGTCGATGCCGTGGTGATGACGCACCGCCAGATCCTTGAGGCGCTGACCGGCTTGCTCGCCGCCTTCTTCACCGCGATTTTGAGTAGTACCATCGTGGCGAATGCGCTGCCGACGATCATCTCCGATCTCAAGGGCACCCAGACGGACTTTGCTTGGGTGATCACCGCAGCACTGCTAGCCAACGCTGCAACCACGCCAATCTGGGGCAAACTTGCTGATCTGTTCAGCAAAAAACTGCTGGTGCAATTGAGCATTGTGATCTTTGTGATCGGCTCGGTGATGGCAGGCTTGTCAGACAATATGCCGCTGCTGCTCACCGCCCGGGTGATTCAAGGCATCGCGATGGGTGGCCTGACGGCGCTCGCGCAAGCGATTATCGGCACCATGATTCCACCGCGGCAGCGCGGTCGATACTCCGGCTATATGGGCGCCGTGATGGCGGTGGGAACCGCGGGTGGCCCTTTGCTGGGCGGCTTGATTGTCGATAGCCCGCTGGGCTGGCGTTGGACCTTCTACGTCTGCGTGCCGCTCGCCGTGATCGCTCTGGTGCTGCTGCAAAAGACGCTGAAGATCAAGCACGTGCGCCGTCCCGCGAAAATTGACTGGGCCGGGGCAACGCTGCTCACCGCCGGTGTTTCATTGATTCTGATCTGGGTTTCCTTCGCGGGCAAGGCTGATTACTACGACTGGTGGTCCTGGCAGAGTGCCCTGATGGTCGGTGGCGGCCTATTGCTTCTGGTCGCCATGGTGTTCGTTGAATCGCGAGTCAGCCAGCCCATCATCCCGCTCAAGATCATCACTCAGCGCACCACCGCGCTGGCGATTCTAGCCTCGGTGGCCACCGGAGTCGCGATGTTTGGTTCCTCCAGCTTCTTGGGCCAGTATTTCCAGATTTCTCGCGGTGCCACACCGACCCAAGCGGGTCTGCTGATGTTGCCGCTGATTGCGGGGAACCTGATCGGTTCGGTGGTTTCCGGTCAGCTGATCTCGCGGTTTGGCCGTTGGAAGATCTTCCTGGTCGCCGGTTCGGTGCTGATGATTGGCGGGCTTGGACTGGCCGCCACCATTGACCACGCCACCGACCTGACCTTAGTCGGTATTTACATCGCCATTCTCGGTCTTGGCCTTGGCATGCTGATGCAAAACCTGGTGCTCGCCGTGCAGAACACCGTGAAGGCGCAGGACATTGGTTCGGCCAGTTCCTCGGTGGCTTTCTTCCGCTCCTTTGGTGGCGCGGTCGGCGTTTCGGTGCTCGGTGCCGTCTTGGCGAACCGGGTGAGCGAGCTGTCCTCTAGCGGGCTAGCGAAGCTCGGTGTGCCGGCGGGCGGCTCAGCCAGCTCCGGCAGCTTGGACTTGGTGGACATGCCGGAGCCGATTCGGAATATCATTCGCGCCGCTTATGGCGACGCTACCGCGATGATTTTCGCTATTTCAGCGGTCATCGGTGTGGTCGCCCTGCTATCGGTACTCTTCATTAAGGAACGGGCACTGCGGAAGACAATTGATTTAGAGCCGGCGCAGCAGGGTGCTGATACCCCAGAGGCGGCTACCGCGAAGTAGGCTGAGGCCATGAGTGCCCCAAGTCCCTACTTCATTTCCCGGGAACGATTCATTCCGGCCAGTGCTGAGCAGATCTTTGAACTGCTCGCCACCCCGGCGATGCACGCGGTGATAGATGGCTCGAACTCGGTGCGTGATGCCCTGCCGAATGGTCCGGAAAGACTTTCGGAAGGCGCGAAGTTCGCGATGGAAATGCGAATCGGCGCGCCCTACAAGGTGATGAACTATGTGATCGAGTTTGAGGAGGGGCGACGTATTGCCTGGCGGCACTTCTATGGGCATATTTGGCGCTATCTGCTGGAGCCCGTGGAGGGTGGCACGCAGCTTACCGAGCAATGGGATGCGCGTGAGGTGCGGCGCCGCTGGCTGCTTCGGTTGAGCGGGTTCACCAGGCGGAATGTGCGCGGCATTGAAAGAACTCTGGAGAAGCTAGAGGCGCATTTTCGTGCGGGCGGTCGGGCTGAGCAATGAGCGCACGCAATCTCGAGGTGGAAGATCTTACCCAGTTCCAGGCGCTGCTGGCAGCGGGCGAGAGTTCGCTCAGCGGCTGGCATCTGCAATCCTTGGACCTGCGGGGCGTTGATTTTTCTGGTCTGAGTGTTGAATCGGCAGTCTTTCTCGGCTGCCTTTTTGACGCCGGAGTGGAAGCCAGCTTGCGCGCCCGCGGAGCTCTGCTTTTCCCGGTACTGCCGGGTGTTCCTTTCGATTCTTATCGGGCCAAACTGTATACCGGCGGCGAACTTTACCAGGGGATCGGCGATGGCTATGAGGCCACGACGGACGGTCGTATTTACCAGTGGACGCTGACCGCGCCGCGCAACCTTGACGGCACCCTCGCGACGGCCATGCATGATCATTCAATCGGCGATGCGCTGGACGACTTCCTCAACGGCGAACTTGCCAGCCGCGGAGTCGTCGGGGTGATGGGTGGTCACGCGATCAGCCGCGGCAGTGGGGCTTACGCCCAAGCTGCCGAGTTGGCTGCTGGGATAGCGCGGGCGGGATATCTGCTGGCAACCGGTGGAGGTCCGGGGGCGATGGAAGCGGCCAATCTCGGTGCTTGGCTGAGCAGGCGGAGTACCGCCGAACTGGACTGGGCGCTGGCGAAACTTGCCGAAGTGCCCGATTTCAAACCTTCGGTGAGCGATTGGGTGCTGGTCGCTCAACAAGTTCTCGACCGCTTCCCGGACGGTGTGCAAAACCTTGGCATTCCAACCTGGTTTTACGGACATGAACCGCCGAATGTCTTCGCCAGCCAGATCGCTAAATACTTCGCTAATGCTGTCCGTGAAGCGGTGCTACTGGAGCGTTGTACCGGGGGTATTGTCTTCCTGCCCGGTGCCGCCGGGACAGTGCAGGAGATCTTCCAAGACGGCTGCGAAAACTACTACGCCTCGGCGGCCTCGGCGGCGTCGTCGGCGCCGATGGTGCTCCTAGGACGCCAGTACTGGACCGAGCAACTGCCGGTGTGGCCGCTGCTGAATACCCTAGCCGAGGGGCGTGCTATGGCCGCAAAGATCCTGCTCGCCGACTCCGTCGCTGAAGCAGTGCAGTTCCTCAGCTGAGGTGAAGTGGCCGAGCCTAGGCCGTGGTGGTGCCGAATAATAGGCCGAGCAGGTAAGTGACAATCGCAGCACCGAAGCCGATCAGCAGCTGGCGGATACCGCGAGCCAGCGGTGGCGCCCCGGAGAGCAGGCCGACTACGGCGCCGGTGGCCAGCAGAGCAATTCCAACCAGCACGGCCGCTACGATGATGGCGACAAAGCCGCTCAGCCCGAAAAGGTAGGGCAGCACCGGAATAATAGCGCCCGAAGCGAAGAAGCAGAAGCTGGAAACCGCGGCCCCCAGCGCTGTGCCGATGGTTTCATGCTCGTCGGTGCCCTTTTCGCTCTCAGTCTCGGGCCGCAAAGACAAACTGGGATTGCAGTCGCAACTGAAGGTACCCATCCGTTCCGCCGCTCGGTGCTCCGCCTCCTCAGGCGTCATGCCGCGCGCCCGATAGACAAGCACCAACTCATTCGCGTTAATATCAAGAGCCTTGGCTGCTGAGAGAGTGATTTGAGTGGGTTTGGAAGCGCTGAGTAGCTCTCGTTGCGAACGTACCGAAACGTATTCGCCCGCGCCCATCGAAAGTGCGCCGGCCAGCAAGCCCGCAATGCCGGCCAGCAGCACCAGATGCGGTGCCAAGCCAGCGCCGGCCATGCCCATCACCAGGGAGAGGTTGCTGACCAAGCCGTCGTTGGCACCGAAGACCGCGGCGCGGAAGGTACCGGAAAGTCGATTGCGGCCTCGGGTGGCCAGGCCGCGCACCACCTCTTCGTG is a window encoding:
- a CDS encoding substrate-binding domain-containing protein, whose product is MVAGCSSTGGRPQPNANGAAGPAVNTPRITIALVSHSGAGDTFWDIVRRGAEEAAAKDNVNLLYTADDDGPRQAQLIQQAIDQKVSGIAVTLAKPDALKSVLANAKAANIPVVVINSGESVAKSLGAQAYFGADDKVAGNAVGDKLLAEGYSHPICVIHEQGNVGLEDRCAGVKAKVPATEVLYVPGKDMTQVSSTITSKLQATPTADVVIGLGAPFTLTALKAVEATGSKAKVASFDLNSELAQQIKDGKIIFTVDQQPWLQGYMAVEYFWQQLRGGFSLGGGQPVLTGPAIVDKDNVDAVLKFAKDGIR
- a CDS encoding ABC transporter permease, with translation MSVANPAIIDERMRSRSPLQRLLSRPEVGSLVGAVVVLVFFVIVAPVILQPASFATVLYGASTIGIMAVGVSLLMIGGEFDLSTGVAVISSALTASLFSWYFVLNVWVGVGLALLVSLGIGFLNGWILTKTKLPSFIVTLATFLMLTGLNLGLTRLVGGAVASPTISDMDGFSVAKAIFAATFKIGGVDIQITVLFWIVLVAVASWILLRTKIGNWIFAVGGDAEAARAVGVPVAKTKIGLFMGVGFCAWLLGMHNLFAFDAVQSGEGVGNEFLYIIAAVIGGCLLTGGYGSAIGGAIGAFIFGMANKGIVYAQWNPDWFKFFLGLMLLLATLVNLVVKRRAERK
- a CDS encoding ATP-binding cassette domain-containing protein; protein product: MTESLDPLTDADAHLISLEGIGKSYGNILALRDITMAVDNGRVTCVLGDNGAGKSTLIKILAGLHQHDEGTLRVMGAERTLSSPREALDLGIAAVYQDLAVVPLMPVWRNFFLGSELTKGAGPFRRLDVQAMKEITKRELAEMGIDLRNVEQPIGQLSGGERQCVAIARAVHFGAKVLILDEPTAALGVKQSGVVLRYILQARDRGLGVIFITHNPHHAFPVGDRFLLLKRGRSIGYYEKKDVTLQELTTQMAGGAELTELAHELEQLNLS
- a CDS encoding MarR family winged helix-turn-helix transcriptional regulator, producing the protein MTLEFSTAKCLVEQIAEFHQALRHVSMPDAGIAGRVAYRALLRALDSQGPLRAAELASQLCIGESVLSRQLAELVNRGLVLRSADPLDRRATQLSLSEQGRAELAAVEQRNSERLAEALADWDEAEAKQAIGLIERLSSKLAEFH
- a CDS encoding SRPBCC family protein; translated protein: MSAPSPYFISRERFIPASAEQIFELLATPAMHAVIDGSNSVRDALPNGPERLSEGAKFAMEMRIGAPYKVMNYVIEFEEGRRIAWRHFYGHIWRYLLEPVEGGTQLTEQWDAREVRRRWLLRLSGFTRRNVRGIERTLEKLEAHFRAGGRAEQ
- a CDS encoding LOG family protein, giving the protein MSARNLEVEDLTQFQALLAAGESSLSGWHLQSLDLRGVDFSGLSVESAVFLGCLFDAGVEASLRARGALLFPVLPGVPFDSYRAKLYTGGELYQGIGDGYEATTDGRIYQWTLTAPRNLDGTLATAMHDHSIGDALDDFLNGELASRGVVGVMGGHAISRGSGAYAQAAELAAGIARAGYLLATGGGPGAMEAANLGAWLSRRSTAELDWALAKLAEVPDFKPSVSDWVLVAQQVLDRFPDGVQNLGIPTWFYGHEPPNVFASQIAKYFANAVREAVLLERCTGGIVFLPGAAGTVQEIFQDGCENYYASAASAASSAPMVLLGRQYWTEQLPVWPLLNTLAEGRAMAAKILLADSVAEAVQFLS
- a CDS encoding VIT1/CCC1 transporter family protein, giving the protein MTTLSPSPEQASKAQIKRWRTHLADERAEAAVYRALATKRQGEERDILLALAEAEKRHEHHWLNLLGEHAAAPRRASLNNRLLGFLARHFGSVFVLALAQRAESRSPYATDADATPAMAADEAIHEEVVRGLATRGRNRLSGTFRAAVFGANDGLVSNLSLVMGMAGAGLAPHLVLLAGIAGLLAGALSMGAGEYVSVRSQRELLSASKPTQITLSAAKALDINANELVLVYRARGMTPEEAEHRAAERMGTFSCDCNPSLSLRPETESEKGTDEHETIGTALGAAVSSFCFFASGAIIPVLPYLFGLSGFVAIIVAAVLVGIALLATGAVVGLLSGAPPLARGIRQLLIGFGAAIVTYLLGLLFGTTTA